One Antennarius striatus isolate MH-2024 chromosome 9, ASM4005453v1, whole genome shotgun sequence genomic window, TATGTTTGATGAACAATTAACGTTTGACCACACCAAACTGACTCACTACAAATATATTCACCCAAATTAAAAACTTTCATATTATCAGGATAAGACAGCCCAGCAAGAATTCCAGGAGCCATCATGACAAATTCcgtaaaaaaactttttaaaaaattaaaaccagtTTGTACCGAAGGTCAGGCAGACAGGTGTTGAGCCAACATCCTGTAACTTTCTGTTGAGTCCTTCCATATTTGGGGCTTCAAGCCTATCAATGACAGAACGAACTACCAACCCAAACCCTTTTCAACACCTCTGGCTGGGTTTATGCCGACCGTTTTGTCCCACTGgtgtggtcatttccatttttctcccatgttttttgttaaatgcATCATTTAGATTATGTTAAATTATGATTATATTAAAATACTGCAGATTTCTACAACTCCCATAATTCCATGCTTCATTATCTCATCATTTCTTTTTGATAAAGAGATTCGTTAGTGTGCATTCAAAGCAAAAGTGTTGCTAAGCCTTGAAGGCGCTGGTGGTTCAGtccttcctctgctcctcctcctcagcccgGGCTCAGATTATGAAGGCTCAGACTGATGATGCGACCCTCTGGGGGCCGGCAGCCGTGTCTACAGGCTTCACCACGATGGGACCCATCTATTCTGAAATGCCCGGCTCAAACACGAGCTCCATCTATGTGGGTCACAGCACTCTGACGGACACATGACCACAATCATTCAGGGAGCCCAGGGTGGGTGtttccccaacacacacaaacgtatCTCAGCTCACAGCACATGATGATAAACCAGTCACCAACCCCTCCCTGCATGACTCCCGCACGTGCAACGCACCACCAGCCATCCTCAAAGGATGAATACTCTGGAAACACGGGCGCTGCATAGAAGGACACCTCCAGGAGAAACCAGCTCCAGTGAGggggccaacacacacacatactgtggtGTCACTCATTGGCTAACAGTTTCGTGAGCTCCACCAGGGAGCAGCTGCTCAGCCTTGACAACCCTCTGGTGTTTTGGGATGTAAGCAGAGAACAACGCTGCCCCTGTGGGACGGGGCCAGtctgcgcgcgcgcgcacacacacgcgcacacgcacacgcacacgcacacgcacacgcacacgcacacacacacacacacacacacacacacacacacacacacacacacacacacacacacacaatctgtttACATTTTGCTAGAACCACAACTGTACAACAGACACTTTTGTTTTGATGACTTGCTGGAAAAATATCAGTAAACTCATCCGACGTGGAGACGAGGGTTAGCACCACCAATCGTTTGTTTAATACGAGCTCAAAACCagccagagagagacagactggTGTGATCATCAGACAGGTCTGATCGTCAGACAGGTAAAGCAGGATGTCCTGAGCTGAGTGAAGGTTTTACCGCTCCTCTGAACGCTGCctcatctcttctctcttcctgttgAATAGCTCCTCATCTCTGTCGGGCctgaagacacacagacagacaagaagagACAATCAGAAGCACACAACGATACAAAACAGTCACATATTTGGAGCAAATCACACACGCCTACACAATGCAACAACTGCATTTCACATCTAGACCTTCAGTGATGTTCcccttagtcaaacttgcataaagaCATCCCAAAATACTGTAAACGGCTCCtaccgctgccaccaatgtagcattCAGGACTTCCCTCAAAGTCCTGAACGCGTTCAGGACTTCTATAAAACAGGCTATCTAGCAGAGACACAGGTCTCTCTGTGTATTTCTACTACAATCACACAACTACACAAGTgtgccacattatttacacacattgcagaagagcaagcATTTTTCTtcagtatatttgtcattttatttcgttataattgatttgatataaatgaaattgaattacaagaacattaaatatgaaaacttagataaattaacagctgttcaaatggctgacttaaacacaaaatccattctcctttctttcctcaagaacacgcCGTTAGCTGTAACAGGTTAGCTATAAcaagttagctagaacaggttagctagaacaggttagctagaacaggttagctgggacaagttagctagttcaagttagctagttcaagttagctagttcaggatACAGGTAAGGTAGTAtaggttagctagaaaaggttagctagaacaggttagctacaacaggttagctagaacaggctAGCTAGAACAGATTACCTAGTTCAGATTGCCTAGTTCAGGTTAGCCAGAACAGGTTACCTACTTCatgttagctagttcaggttagctagttcaggtaagctagaacaggttaactagaacaggttagctagtaaAAGATTAGCTAGTAcatgttagctagaacaggttagctacaacaggttagctagttcaagttagctacaacaggttagctagtacaggttagctagaacatcttatctagaacaggttagctagttcagggtagctacaacaggttagctagaacaggttagctacaacaggttagctagaacaggttagcttcaacaggttagctagttcagggaTCGGACCCTTGTCTCACTCGAACTTCAAATGTACGTCTGCACATTGTCTGCATAGCTCCGCCTTGTCGGAGTGAgaatccaatcacaggacacgtgcATGTCAGGACTACGTGGACTAGCTAGCAGGTCCTTGAAGGCCTTTTCGTGATCTCATTGGCTAtcacatctgtctattaactacagtgatacctctacttgcgaaattttctacttacgaaatttttcTGTAGGAAAATATTacatctacttacgaaagaaatttccacttacgtaatgtaaaaacacagtattggctgatactcgaatctcctacaggttcctgaacgcaacattgtcATAGCTGCTCTTCCATTAGCTATTACCTATtgcgtatcttcctggcatcccattggctaagagggatgccactcctcCTCTGTGTGGATCTAGATcaggtgcttatggagtgttcggcattcggcactcgacctgtgaggtagtctgatagttttgcgcaaatatgtgcaatttcctctgggattattaaagtatctatctatctatataataactttttgagtacgcattcgctatggaccccaagaaagtgacggagaaaagatgaaaagaaaagacgaagaaaagagtttttttgtccatacaaacaaagcaagagatcatagaaaagcataagaaagggatgcgtttggttgatctcgccaaagaatatggcctaaatgcatctacaatcgccacgttattaaaacaaaaggaagtttaaggagtttaaggcattgcgtgggtggttggagaagttcaaaaggaggactggaattcactctgttgttcggcatcgtgagataggagcgcatgaaccaaataggacaaaaaacaatgggaacagctgttaaaaggtaaatgaccgtcattattattctttattctttgttttttacgttatacacaactctcatttattgtgtaataatctaatcgtaacatgtatttgttacatttttgatgcatttttatgctttataaaacatttatgttggaatttttgggggcttgtaacggattagggcatttgcttggaaaacgcgtctctactaacgtaattttctacttacgtacttttttccggaaccaattaatttcataagtagactcacagtgcagggagacctgcattctagattcttaaggtcctgggcagatttcattcaacctggcaacacaagctagctgaattctgattggataaaacctctccaacctaaaaatagaacaccaACCCAGTGTTGGTCTATGTCATATTACATCCAaatgtaattatatatttatacatttgaatatatttaaggaaactgcattaaaatataatttttatcataaatattatcatgatttcttgttatgttagaccagcagagaaggccttgctggccctgaccccCCACCACTTCTTAGCCAGGTAATCAGATTACCTGGCTACGAAGTAGCTTGTGAGGCAGAGACAGTCTAGTCAGGTAGTCCTGGTAAATTGTAAACTCCAGGGTTGTCAACATTAGAGACTGTTTTTGAAACTGTCGGGGTCAGACCCCACCTGAAGGGTCCCCCCAGGGGACCTGGTGGCTCTCCTGCCACACAAAAATGATTCCATCCACACTGCTGACGTTTTACACAACCTGACCTGGATTGGCGCTTCTTGTGGcagcgacagcagcagcagcagcagcagacagtaATACTGACCAGGATGACCCCCCCCAGGACACCCAGGAGGATGACCAGGGCTTCAAAGctcactgaaacacacacacacacacacacacacacacacacacacacacacacacacacacacacacacacacacacacacacacacacactatgtaaTATATGACACATACACAGCGTTACACAAAAGTACAATCAGTTTGTGTGACAATGGCGTCACCTGTTGGTTTTTCATTGCACTACAGAAGACTGATGTCCCACTTTCATTTCCAGTGAAAACAGAGACGCTAGACAACATTTAGGCAGACAGAGTACAGCAGTAATAAAATAGTTAACTCAAGTCAATAATAAACCATCTGAAATCACACCAGTAATCACATTATTACCTCAACTGAAGTTATATTATCACAGGGTGAACTAGGGTGAACTAGAGTTTATTAACAGTTAACACAATGGTTTTCATTGTTACGTTTTCATGACAGTAGCCACACCACTCTCCCCATGAAGGAAGCTGACCCTGTGTGGAACCTCTGTCTAGTGGGTTTTAAGGATACTTAAGTAGTTTTAACCAGATGTCACACACTGTTCCAGACCAGGGAAACCTTTTCACAGAAGAAGGAACCCATCAGTTAGAAAAACTGGAGTGAAACTTCAGCAGCTGTAGAAAGAGCGTTGAAGCGGAACTCCGCTTAAAACAGACACGTTCAGGAGAAACAAACAGTACCGCCTGCTTAGAACCACGAGTATGGCTGCTGAGGACACCGGTGTCAGCAGATCCGACATATATTCTACATTAATCCTCCCTACATGTATAACAGAACATAACATATGGTTGGTATTCTAGACGCTTCAGTGAGGATTGTTGGTTGAGTGTTGAGAACTTCCCATAGTGTACATATCCTACAGCTACTCCTCACATAACCAACGAACACATGCTTCAGATGTAGCTGTAGAACTTCTACCTGTTTATCGATGTGAGTCaacacattatcatttattgcATTGgcatgtattttaatatgcCAATGCACTACACTGAGATAAATgaattgtaaaatattataGCACAATCTGTGTTTCCCTGACAGCGATCACTTGATGACTGATTACAGGTACCACCTGACCGTTAGGTTCAATCGTTTCCTTGTCATGTGTAATCCATTAAAAACTTTGTACATCCTTACTGTACCTGTAAAAATAACACCACTGGAACaatacataaaaacatgaaataagaaCTCACTCCAGCACAGAGCCCAGCGGGCCTGGGACAATGGACACTGTGACACTGGAGGAAGCAACCAGCTGACTGGATACTCTGTGCAGTTGTTGGTGGAGAAGCACCACAGACACTGGAAAGAAACACAACTGTTAACGCTTCAAAATATTACTATACCAAAATGAGGGGAAAAGAATCATTTGAAATGGAAACCACTTGACAGAACTACACAAATGGAGGGCACACCATTTCCTCAAATGTAACAAACACATACTGTTCCAAAGGTAATCCCTAATCTGCATTGAACATTCCATAATTATGACTGTGCAGTTGCTCCCCATTCATGTGACAAATATTAAAACCCAAAGTCACAGAGACTAGAGGAATTATTCTAtgtcaggggggtcaaactcagtttaactgagggccacatcagcatattGGTTGTCCTCAAAGAGGCAGAATTAATCAATGTagctaaatgtaactcattgtaatttaacataaatgtaactactcctaaatgttaaatgataaTAACTTATTActaattcaagttacaaacattacagttacatttaaagacaaaagagagtaaagaaaaataacatcaaacacaagttaggatgtTAACTTTGTTCGAAATGTTTTTGTCCAAGTTAAGATGgtctgaattactgcattgtgggaaatgtagtttttgtttaaagcacttttgacctatttatttttagacactctgactttagaatgatgtggtgggccacatgtggcccccgggccttgagttggaCACATGTGTTCTAGGTTGGAAGCTGTTGGTTTTTAAGGTGACACCTGTCCACCAGCTGACAGGTTTTTAAGGTGACACCTGTCCACCAGCTGAtctctcgggggggggggggttagtagGTCGGTGTGCAGAACAACATTCTAGCATTATTTAACTTTAATGGTCGTTAGCGGTGAAGGTCCACTGCTCTCAGCCCGGCTAGCCTCACCTTCCGGTGGGGAACACACGTCTCACAGCTGTTGGACACGGAGCAGGCTGGAGgagacacacatacaacacacatGACTCCACTGTCACCAACAAAATCCACCGACATTTATCAGAAATGTTCAGCCTGGTTTTATTTCTGACCCGTCCTGGAACAGGACCGGACCATCTCTGCTCATCACACCGGAGATCACTTACGGGTCGGCGGCGTCGGACTGCTTTGGCATTCCCCATGGCTAACGAAGCTAACGCACAGCACGGCAGCACACAAAACGAACCAAGAAGGGGTCCGTGTGGTTAAAATAGACGGCATGGTTAGACCAGCAGGAGTTAGACGGCTCCTAAAACACACAGACTCGGTTTGACGGCTGACTCCAGCCCCGACACAGTTATTGTTGTTCAGCCCCAGAATactgctgtcacttcctgttcctgtgagATGAGCGCGTTTTATTAACCTATACCGCCCGGGCGGCGGGAGTTATGTGTTTGACTTGGGATACACATTACCACCCGCGtggtttcatattttaaataaaacatttgcttcTGTAGTACGTTCTTCACTTCGATACGCCCACCGTTTGGAATGTTTACATCAAAGCACTGATCACCGATAGGCTGACCCTCATCACATGACTTTTGACTCAGAAAACACGCCCAGAGAATCTGGATCATGTTGGTATCAACATTATTTGTTCtagaaaaaagaatttaatcACTGATtgcggtttgtttgtttttttcacgaTGTACTTCCGTAATCTTTGAAGGTAAAGTCAAGACCAAACTGAATCGGTACAGAATCATCTTCAAATGAATCCACCAGAAGTCTGTAGGTTCAGGTCTTGGTTATCCGCAGGCATTAAAGACATTAAAGAACCTGAAGAACCAAAAGTCTTAAAcaattaaactaaaataaaaaggtttttaaaataaaaactggattGTAGGTTGGGTCATGCCCCACCTCTCCAACAAATATGATCACTAAAAACACaagaactgttaaaaaaaaaaaaaaaaaaaaagcctccttGGAGGTTATACGATAAATTAACAACTCTATTTCTGTCTAACTATCTGTTTTTACTGGGAGACTTCgatggtagagcgggttgtccaatgatcgCAGGGTCATTGGTTGGctgttcgattcccgctcccgcccagtcacctctgagtgtgagctgacagagggaggtgtcagctcaactcCCGACCACTGCCAAGACGCTCTTGAGCAAGACGCCGTCTCCTTTATAAGTTTCTCATTAGGGCACACCACtcaggagctgcccaccactctaccccccTACACTCcacaggccccgtgtgtgtgtgtgtgttacaggcctgtacacactaatatatatatatatatgagacaTATATATGAGACATATATATGAGACTAAAACTAATAGTGTGATCTAGAGTGTGCTCATAATTTCCCTATAGGGACTATTAAAGTATATTACATTTACACATTACATTTACACAAGTTACACTTTAGTAGAGATCGCCCTGCGCTGGCAGTATGTCCGGAGTGTCTCAAGCCGTTTCTGCTCGGATAGGCTCAAGCAACCACCGTGACCCGTGAAAAGCAGAAACTAaacggaaaatgaatgaataaagaaaatagaaagcAGTGACAAAAGTACATCTggcacaacacaacacaacacaacacacaacaaaatgatAACAATTAAATATAAAGACAGATTTATGAAGAATAGATGTAAATAATAGTTATCATTTAAAGATCACACTGTTCTTCCTGTCCAAAGATTCAGAATTCAGTTTCTGAATAATTGTCAGTCTGAAGGTTTGACATGTGACAGGCAGAAATGTTGAAATTGGTCCTGACGATCCCATAAgatcaaataaaataagacaGAATGTCATCATTTGCTCATCAATTTTGACATGTCAAAAGTGTAATGTGGTTATTATGGTGCCAAAAgcatgtttcacacacacacacacacacacacacacacacacacacacacacacacacacacacacacacacacacacacacacacacacacacacacacatatacacttgACAGAACTACACAAATGGAAGGCACACCGTTTCCTCAAATGTAACAAACACATACTGTTCCCAAGGTAATCCCTAATCTGCATTGAACATACCATTATTATGACTGTGCAGCTGCTCCCCAGTCATGTGACAAATATTAAAACCCAAAGTCACAGAGACTAGAGGAACTATACTATGTCGGGGGGATCAAACTCAGTTtaactgagggccacatcagcatatcGGTTGTCCTCAAAGTGGCagaagtaactaataaatgtaactaaatgtaagtcatTGTAATTTAacgtaaatgtaactactcctaaatgttaaataataataactcatTACTAATTCacgttacaaacattacagttacattgaaagacaaaagaaagtaaagaaaaatgacgtcaaacacaagttaagacgttaactttgtttggaatgtttttgtcaaagttagtATATAGTGTATAGTATACATATACTATACACTATATGCTATATTCCTCTTCCTTTTTAAAGTATAGTATATACTATACTTTAAAAAGGAATTCAAAATCTgattgtagttttttttcttgtagttTGTAATTGTATCTCACATTCTTCATCAGTGGATGAGGTTTTGTTCATGTGAGGGAGTTGGTTCAGTTGTCGCTGATGAACATCATGACTTGTAGCTGACAGCTCAAGAGGAAAGCTGGTGACACTTTGGTTTTATGTACCAGACATCAAAGAAAAAGAGATTCCCTTCACCAAATTCACTCCCAATTTGGAGCAGAATTAATTTTGGTCCTGACAGGCGTGATCCTGAACCAGATCTCATCAGACCCACTGAGGCTTGAGCCCACTCCCACACCAGAAGGCACTTGTTTCATTGTGAATGTCTCTCTGAATAACTTCACAGATGAAATGAGTGAATTCACTCATTTTCTCTACTCGGTTCTCGGCTCCGTAAGAAGGTCTATCCAGGGCTGGGACTGTGTGCAAAGGGTTCCAGGAAGTACAACCAATCTGCGTGGTGATGTCCTCACTTCATGCCTCGGCCCAAACTCAGACTCACTGGTGGGCCAATacatcaaaacacaaacatgttctcATCAAACTTTAATGTGGAGTTTCTCTGTTGTCGTCTGTTAGCAGAGCTGAACATCTTCCCTCCTGTGAGTCTCCAGGTCACCTGGAATCTGCTCTATCATGATCCCATCCTTCATGAATGATTAAAAATAGATATATATTCTATTAATCTCGAAGTACATAGTTAAAGTTAGTTCTACTAGTGTTAACGGTGGCTTTGAACTTAAAAACTAGCAATGTTTCTAACTACAACATATTACAGGTGAAAATGACACATTTGAATGTTAagaattgattttatttgtagATCTGGCCAATAGTTATAATTAATCTTTAGTATATCAGACTTCTGTCTAGACTAATGAACCTTTGTTACAGCTCTGGTTCTGCTGAGTCAGCTGTTCataattatttccattttgcTTGCAGTAAAATAAACCACAGAGAGACTCTCCAGTGTAAGGAAGGCATTGATTATCTGGAGCTCAGTGATCGATCACTGATGAAACTCTGAGGTCTGTTGTCTCGTCTTAATGTGTGAAGTTCTCAGTCCAGGTTGTCCTGAGAGCTTACCGAGACACTTTATTGACCTTTGCCCTTTTTGTGTCATCCATGTCTCACCACACGGTGGCGCTCCAGCTTCatgtgaaacaaacacacccgTTTCTCTCATGAAGGGAAATCACGTTTACTTGATGACTCTAAAAACCGCTGATGATGGAAACAGGTTCCCAAATCTAAGGTGTGGGTTCAGGGTTCAGGAATTAGGTGGTGTTAGTTTGTTGAGCATATGTTCGTCACTGCAAAATCAATATACTGTGTAACATCTCATTGGGATTTAGTTTGGACACATCCTGAAGGCTagccggataagatagaaagatgagggagaaggccagtgtgagtaagaccatatgCACTacatttgatctatggtcaaagctattgCATAGCTTTAATCTACCCTGagaggtcaaagctatgcactagtcaggtactactttcagggtaccctgacctaccctggaagtaggtcaggataagttgcggaatgttgcagtctctgactgcattggttctagttgttaATAATAGTACTCTCTCCAGACATCACCAGTGGTTCCTGTAACACTCCAGCCGTTGGCAGCTTTTCATGGGTACAGCTTTGTTCCTGTAGAGGCGGTCCGGTACATGGGGACTTGGGACGACTTACAGGACCAACCCTGCAGTCGCTTGATTCCCTGGTTTCCTGACAGTTGGGTGTTTCCCTTCATTCTGCATGGAGTGTCATCATTCATTAGCTTTCTCTTACTCTGTGCTTACACTTACCATTAATACCATTAATGAGGAACCATGATTAAATAATTAGTGGCAGTAATGTTATAACAATAATGATGTTTATAACAATAAATCAATAGAAAACACCTCCTGATAACAAAAATATCTGTAACATCTGATCGAGCTAACCACACAATAAGTTTCTTCCATAAAATTTATAATGACATCATCCATGAGATGATGCATGGAGCCACAAATTGTTCAAATTACATGACATGATTTTGAAAGTATAATCTGTCTGTAAAGACAGACTAGGTTGCTGAAGTGTGCATATATTATAGCATT contains:
- the LOC137601779 gene encoding pituitary tumor-transforming gene 1 protein-interacting protein is translated as MPSILTTRTPSWFVLCAAVLCVSFVSHGECQSSPTPPTPCSVSNSCETCVPHRKCLWCFSTNNCTEYPVSWLLPPVSQCPLSQARWALCWMSFEALVILLGVLGGVILVSITVCCCCCCCRCHKKRQSRPDRDEELFNRKREEMRQRSEERKQDRKERQDEIRRKYGLIGDKDHPYSKFENE